From Trichoderma atroviride chromosome 1, complete sequence, one genomic window encodes:
- a CDS encoding 40S ribosomal protein uS8: MVRTSVLHDALNSINNAEKSGKRQVLIRPSSKVIVKFLQVMQRHGYIGEFEEVDDHRSGKIVVQLNGRLNKTGVISPRYNVRLADLEKWVVKLLPARQFGYVILTTSAGIMDHEEARRKHVAGKIIGFFY; this comes from the exons ATGGTCCGCACCTCCGTTCTCCACGACGCCctcaacagcatcaacaatgCCGAGAAGTCCGGCAAGCGCCAGGTCCTGATCCGACCCAGCTCCAAGGTCATTGTCAAGTTCCTCCAGGTCATGCAGCGCCACG GCTACATTGGCGAGTTCGAGGAGGTCGATGACCACCGCTCCGGCAAGATCGTCGTCCAGCTGAACGGCCGTCTCAACAAGACTGGTGTCATCTCCCCCCGCTACAACGTCCGTCTCGCCGACCTCGAGAAGTGGgtcgtcaagctgctgcctgcCCGTCAGTTCGGCTACGTTATCCTGACCACCTCTGCTGGTATCATGGACCACGAGGAGGCCCGCCGAAAGCACGTTGCCGGCAAGATCATCGGCTTCTTCTACTAG
- a CDS encoding 40S ribosomal protein eS12 gives MSVLDALKGVLKLALMHDGLARGLREASKALDRRQAHMCVLNENCEEEAYKKLVIALCNEHKIPLIKVPDGKQLGEWAGLCVLDREGNARKVVNCSCVVVKDWGEESQERSIILNYFQTSQ, from the exons ATGTCCGTTCTGGACGCCCTGAAGGGTGTTCTCAAGCTCGCTCTCATGCACGACGGTCTCGCCCGCGGTCTCCGTGAAGCCTCCAAGGCTCTGGACCGTCGCCAGGCTCACATGTGCGTCCTGAACGAGAActgcgaggaggaggcctACAAGAAGCTGGTCATTGCTCTCTGCAATGAGCACAAGATTCCTCTGATCAAGGTTCCCGATGGCAAGCAGCTCGGCGAGTGGGCCGGTCTCT GCGTTCTTGACCGTGAGGGTAACGCCCGCAAGGTCGTCAACTGCTCTTGCGTCGTTGTCAAGGACTGGGGTGAGGAGTCTCAGGAGCGTTCCATCATCCTGAACTACTTCCAGACCTCCCAGTAA
- a CDS encoding uncharacterized protein (EggNog:ENOG41~TransMembrane:3 (o12-32i218-237o243-264i)): protein MIGPWKLFRSIWRLFLAIFGTWLLLGLLWAFLPFPSGDNGSLYATNYATKVLLSGKTLRRVYWDSVQVTEYESRQGFALDYKLDISSLTLTISGLEQPLHIFRHALADDGRGEEVTATVRAGDTDGANLPWFPPADALLLFWEIHHEYASVPLTIRRPAQRVGMVGQLDIFLNKPGHGNDALLSLKMVGNDTSSIKASVPLPPHSSSPSYTYPIRIKIIQVLAPFSLLIAAVFESVGEVVGSLVTWIFAAICFGLVVSVVVAGAGKYCFGKRPDELADMVKDELQKLRDSEMMRKWRGADSGEAASADNSQEQKTSLIEPDVKV, encoded by the exons ATGATAGGTCCTTGGAAATTGTTCCGCAGCATCTGGCGCCTGTTCTTGGCGATATTCGGGACCTGGTTGCTTCTGGGCCTGCTATGGGcgtttcttccctttccttcCGGTGATAATGGCTCCCTTTATGCAACCAACTATGCAACCAAAGTCCTTCTCAGCGGCAAGACACTGCGTCGAGTATATTG GGACTCTGTACAGGTGACCGAATATGAATCCCGGCAGGGCTTTGCGCTTGACTATAAGCTCGACATCTCCAGCCTCACCCTTACAATCTCGGGGCTGGAGCAGCCTCTACACATATTCCGCCATGCACTGGCCGACGATGGACGCGGGGAGGAAGTAACCGCCACTGTGCGAGCGGGCGATACAGATGGCGCGAACTTGCCGTGGTTCCCACCTGCAGATGCactcttgctcttctggGAGATTCACCACGAGTATGCGAGTGTTCCGCTCACCATTCGACGGCCTGCCCAGAGAGTAGGAATGGTAGGGCAGTTGGATATATTCCTGAACAAGCCAGGCCACGGCAATGATGCGCTTCTGTCTCTCAAGATGGTGGGCAACGACACCTCGTCAATCAAAGCCAGCGTCCCGTTGCCGCCGcattcttcatcgccatcctaCACGTATCCCATCCGCATCAAGATTATCCAGGTACTCGCACCATTTTCACTCTTGatcgccgccgtcttcgAATCCGTCGGGGAAGTTGTCGGCAGTCTTGTGACCTGGATATTCGCGGCTATCTGCTTTGGACTCGTGGTGTCAGTTGTAGTGGCGGGAGCGGGCAAATACTGCTTCGGGAAGCGTCCCGATGAGCTCGCTGATATGGTCAAGgatgagctgcagaagctgagagattccgagatgatgagaaagTGGAGAGGGGCTGATAGTGGCGAAGCGGCGTCGGCGGATAACTCGCAGGAGCAAAAGACGTCTTTGATTGAACCAGATGTCAAGGTCTAA